TCCTCATAGAAAAAGCATGAGGTAAATGTCATACATATGCATGTAGCTGCAACAAATTCTACAAAACATATCCTAACATAACTTTAAACTGACTACAATAATCTTAAAGTTTGGTCTCAAGGAATGTGTGTGAAAAACAtagaatgaaaagcagaaatatacAGTgctctaaaatatttccattcttttaaaataattaaaatatttaatgaatggattaagagtaaaaataaaggaagaaataggCATTTTAGGTCTGTAGGTTCACCcacagaggggaagaagaggggaaaatacagtatttgtaaAGACTAGTCTATCAGAGAGTTCTGTTATTGAGAAATGCCTCCTGTCATTTGGTTTTGCCactataaaatagaaaaaacaacGACAGGAATCTTTATTGTCCTCACCTTCTCCACATCTTCTGGAAGCATGCAGATGTCTTGCAACGAACGATTCAACGGTATAGCACTTATGTTCAGAGAAGTAGAACCTGTGGCTATAACAAGAACTTTTATTAGTTacttctttctctgcagctcccaggaTGCGTGCAGGgtaattttcagaaagcaaagcaaactttCTTTCCCCAAACTGAACACTGTTGGGGCTGGAGGTTGTGGTGGAAgtcaagaagaaagagagagaaatgcgAGGAACACGTTGGCATTTGAACTACCCTGGCAACCTGAAGCATGAGTAACAACTACCAGGGAAACACAGTTTAAATGCCGTGGGTGACAGCACCGCTGTGCTCCCAACACCAGCCCTCTCCCAGCTACGGCCTGAGCTGCTGGGCACAACCACAGCCAGAACCTCGGGCTGGGATTACAGTAACGCTCTGCAGTTTGCAACACAGCCAGCTAACGCTGCTTTTCTGCTCATTCACAAtagctggaagaaaaagaaatctcactGCTGTCTGGGCATGCAGAGAGATGCATCAGCCTTAAGATTCCCTGAATCACTGCTGGCATTGTGTGACTACAGCAAGTTTGGAAAACACTTTGCTGTTATGTTTCCATACCTCGAGGAAATCTCCCTCCTGTTTCCAAATGCAACCCCTACTGCATGGTAATATACGTGCAACTGGGGCAGACGCATTAGCCACTGTACTCCCTGCTTCCCAGAAtagcagttttgttttcctggcaTTTGCTGCCGAGTATAGTGAGCATGTGAAACAAAATTCATCTCTTTTTCCGGTTAAGATCTTTTCACTATGCAGCAGAGCACACATCTGGTTTTCTCTAGATGTACCATGGATTGCTTTTTATATATAAGTATGTATATATAGTCACAATCTTCTTCCCCAGAGAACTGAAGGTGTGAGATCAAGCcctcatgttttgttttcaaagcactCACAACCACTGCTACAAGAAATTTACTGGAAGGATGACAAAGATTATATATAATGTCTATGGATGTACACACTAATGAGACATGAAAGGAAATGACTCctgtttgttggttttctgtttgcatttttttgtttgtttgtttgggcttttttcggttttgtttttttgtttgggttttttttgtgaggttgttttttgggggtttttttgggggggtggtgtttgtttgtttgttttaacactGACTGGTGTTTATTACTTCTTCTTTGACCTTATAACCAAACAATTTCTGTTTCACTGTGGTGATGTTTACAGGATAAAATAGATCGTATCTAAATGCTACCACCACACATGCCATTTAAAGCCGTTGCAGATAACACGGCTTAATCAAAGgctttttgtaaaacaaaaacagaaaaacactcCTACATTTATTTAAGTCACAGAAAGGATAAAGAGGTCCCACAAAATATGAGAATAATTTATGAAAAGTTTTTCTCCAACTAAAGGGCACTCTCAGGCCTAGTTTAGATTCTTTATATTGCCTTATTTATAGAAACCATGTTACACTGCCCAGAGCATCAGTGACATCAGGCTGGAAAGGCAATACTGTGCTCCAGCGTAGCAACATGGACATAGTGTTTTTTACATAATTATTAATACCTCCACTGTGTATACCATGGAGGAACAATGGAAAAGCTGATGATCTGacttttcaaaacagatttaatCACCCAATTAGGTTATTTTAATGCCTATTTTATGATTCATCTCACTGGATAAGCAGTGTATGGGGAGTACAGGGAAGTGCTAAAGACTCTACAGCTTGATAAAGCCTACATTCTCATCAGTTAAGATAACAAACATTACTCTatgaactaaaaataataaacagaaataaggaaatgggaaaactattccttcctctttaaaatacaagatGCAATTCATCTTAAATATCAATTTGAAATCTAATGGgagctttctcttttgcttaCCTCTTGCATCTTTAAGTGAAAAGAACGTAAAGTCAGAAGGAGCACAGGGAAGGAGCCCAGCGCATCCAGCAATGGGACGCAACTTTGGGTCTGATGCAAAAAATAATCTGGTTGCCCTTCTGCTCCTGAGCAGTGTTGCCTggaggctgctggggctggggaatgAGCCCTCAAGAGCCACAGAAGGAAGTGACCTTGACGCACACAGAGGTTAGAAGCAAGAACAAGCCCTGTGAACTGCCAGTGACGCACCAACCACAACAGAGCCCCCAGACAACACCAAGTTCAGTCACAGGCTCTTCATTAACAGTGATGgagccttttcagaaagaaggtTGCATGAGGCCACCAGAGAATCGCCCTTAAACGTATGAACAAGACCTAACAGGAGTCTCAGAGGACCAGGAGAAAATCCcgctgaaaaaaattatttatgctgATTTAAGTCatcttctgtcattttcttaTGTCCTCTGCATCCCTCGCCAATTCTCCTACGAGAAACAAAAGTGAGAAACCACCATCTCTGAGACAGCAATGGAAAGGATGGCAAGTCAGGAGATGCTCTTGTGCAATTCCTGCCTTCAAATcaggcattttatttcttctttttcagtttgcCATTTGCTTTTCCCGTGCTCGTGCTCAAAGTCCCACACAATGCAGGGGAGAATGCGACCTCACTGCCCTCACCCCAGGCTACCCAGTGTTGAGTTAAATGGCTGGAAGCAACAAGGAAcgatgaaatacagaaattttcaCTTTATACAGAACAAAGTGTAACGCAGACAGAGCCCACCACGTTGCACAGTGTCTAACAGGATCCTGGCTCCTGTGAGGAGTATTTGTTAGTAAAATCAAGGATGCTACTTCTTCAGTCACCTGGCAACCATATTCCTTCATTTGCTTTCTGGAGAGCCAGCAGCATTACTGACCCAACGCAAGCTTGTGACATGTCCTTCTCGTGCCAGAAGATCGAGTCACGCATGATTGATCTGTTCTTACACACGTGCCTCACAGTCCCTGCTGACACCAAGAGCCTGGGCCATGTTTTCCAGACCCAGATACCCAAACCTGCATGACTGGCCCCAGCTGGCTCCAACCACCCTGATGGGCACCTCTCAGCTACACCGGGCCAACAAAACACCCAGTAGAAGGAAACCACCATAATTGTCACCATATTAACTGATGACGACAGCCTATCCCAGTTGACAAAGTTGTTATTATTAAGAGCTCCCAGTCCTCCAAATGGCATGTGCCTATTTGAGATCCTGCTGCCAGCTTGAGGCCTTGGAGGAGCTCCGAGTTAATAGCTAGGAAGGACCAGAGCTTGGCAGGAGCGTCACCACTATGACTAGTATTGACCaaaggaagaagacaaaaaaaaaaaaaaaaaaaaaagccaaacccacacaaaaccacaaacaaccCAGCCTctgccatttttatttataatacaAAGGCAGGCTGAGTGCTCcctgctgtttgctttctttccagcAGAAAGTCAGGCCTCAGCTGCACCACCTTTCCGAGGCTCAGCACCTAGTAAGAATAAGCCCTCAGATACCGGTAACaccttttataaataaaatagaaattcttCATCTTGCTGTAGCGAAGACTGTTCATATCAACCTCAGGTATTAAACACGAGGGGATTGTTTTGCTGTCCTAGCCAAGGGGCAGCCCAGGAAGGCCAGTGGGCCTCATGGAGGCACATGCAGCCCCAAGGCCAAGCTGGCTTGCTCCACCGGCCGTCTTGAGGACACAGCTCCTCGCCTATGGGCCTGCGCTGCCCTGAGCCCCCTGCCAATGCAGGAACAGAAGGCACCCTTTGCTAGGAACCCTCGGTCTGCGTCTCCTCACAGCCAACATGCAGGATATCCATATGGTCAGAAACTGGAGAGGGGTAAAAAGATCCTGATCTGTATCGGATGGGGCTGTGTGTCTCTGAGACGGTGGGAAGAGGTCTGGCACAAGCCAATTTAGGCCTAATGAGAACGGATGTTAATGCCCTGCCTCCGAAATGCCAGAATCAAAGGactccctctcctccagctcacGTCAAACACAAGGAGATGTCCCAGGGAGCCTGCACACACCAATGAATCACGACCAAACGGCCACATCCATGCTGTCTGCTTTCAGAAGGAGGATAACGGTGAAGACAAGATGAAGTTGGTGGAAGCCTCTGCCAGTGGATGTTCTACATTGCTCACAGCTCAGCGATTTTTATGTTTTACCAAAGGTTGCATGTTACAGAAGCATTTCTGCATCATGAAACAGACACCTACTGCAAACACAAGTGTCTCCTGTTTCACCAAGTCCAACCCTCTGGCTCTTCTTCGTTTTTaagctttctctttctcccctctctcctaTTTTGTACGATAACATTTGTCTAATTTGCAATCACCATAAACAAGGCCCATTTCAATTACAGTTGTCTTTCCTAGCACAgaaatcttaaaacaaaaatggacCTGTAAAGTTACCTGTTTGATTGACTGGCTCTGACTGGGAAAGTCCACTGGGAGAATTGCTgtcactgttgctgatgggcaaAGGCTCCAAAGCGTCAGGGTATTTCAACAGATCTGCTGGCTTACCAACAGCTGAATCGGAAAGAAACCTTGTGAAAGTCAAGTCTTGTTCAGGGGAGGTATAATGTTCTTTTCCAGAATGCACGACAGCTGATGTGACAGTGCCTCCTGTTAATGTCACCTGGGTAAAGCAATCCCGCTTCAGAGGGGACACGTCTGCAAGAGTGAAACCATTCaaggaggaagcagcacaaTCCCCATCAGAGTAACGGGGACAAAAGAAAGTATCCAGCGAAGGTTTAGAGGAATCATAGTGCGTGTTGTCCCAACATGCCCGGTGCCTTGTAAACCGAATGTCCGTTTGTGTACAAGCAGCACTGTGATGTGCAGAATCGCTGTCACTGTCATCACGGCTATCCCCGGCGCTGCTTTCTTCCCACTGTTCCATGTCACTGTCCAGATGCTCAGCTCCCTGCATTGTGGTCTGCTCCTGCACCAAAGAGGGCTTCAAACCAGATGCATTTAAAACAGACATGAGAATGTCTTTGATAGCTTCAGCACTGTCTGGGTATGATCCAAAACTTCCAGCATGTCCGATCACTGCTGGCCTTGAGTATTCGTCTGttcagaaaagggaagaaaccGAGAATTTAGGAAACAATCCTAAGAAAAGGTTAATTTACAACCGTGAATAAAACACACATTATTTTTGACATAGTAAGAAGACAGGAAAGAGCTGAATTCACACACCACTCTCTTCTGCCACTTTCTGCAAGAAAGCTCTTGCTCTCTCCAGTCAGGAAGCAATTCTGTCATTGATAAAGCTAGGTAATAAACCAACAGTAAAGTATGCTGCTGCTAGCCAAACACAACCAGTTAAGACTTTAATGGTGACCAATTGTCAGCATGCTCAAAAACATCATTGTTCTACAAAACTGGATGAGGTACAGTTAGCTGTACAGGTACTGGTTCTATTGCCAGTAAAAGGTCACGTTATAGCAAGACATATGGAGGATCAAtagagcaggaagaaaaaaaaaaaggatacacTTAGTAATAAAAGGTCACATGCTTGAGCGTTTCAGTTCAGTCAGACACTCCTTATGTGGAAAAGGCTAAAGTAACCTTCAGTCAGTTATTCACAGAGGTGGCAACATTTACGTGAACCCATAAAGAAAATTAGCTCTGTCACAGTGAGTTCATTGTAACGTCTCTGAAGGAATCAAAAGTACTGCCTGCCAACATCCTAGGTGATCTACTGCAAAACTTAGTtcaacagaaaatggaaaactgcTTTTAGCAGCAAACATGGCAACATTAGCCTGATGTAGAAGTGCACACTCCCACCAGCAGCTATTCAAGAATAAACTGAAGTCCTATACCTTGAACAAAAAGCCTTGCAGGAACTGCCACCACCCAAGCAATGGAGAGATTAGACAAAGTCTACGTTCAAGAAGAAACTACCAACCACATCACAACAATGAAGTTAACAACTGTCTCCTTTGGGGAAGATAAGTGGGTTGTAAAATTCTAAGAATAGATACAATCAGGAAGATCCGTTTCCAGGGCAAAGAACTCTTAGTTAGGACCACAAGGAATGTTAAACACCGCTGgtgaaaaaagcagcaagtctTGCAGGCTGCAGACTTTGCCCAGAGGTTGCTTTCCTTGGACATATATCAATGGAAAACAGTAAACCTCTCCACGAGTCACTCACCTGGAAGCCAGCATGCACTCAAACTGCATGATAAGAAAGTTTACTAATGAAGGGATCAAAAGCGAAACAAACACCCCTACGTACTTTGGAAAAGCAAGTCTATATGAAGAGCAGTCCTCATcaagagaaagctgaaaaaattatTAAGAACCTCACGTGTAAGCTATACCACAAGAACTGCTAGCAATGCCACCCTAGTAAAGCCAGGTCAAAATTAGCTAAGGAGTTCATCAGCGATTGGGACCAGCCACCTGCCACTTATCAGGACAAAGGTCTTGCAGAAAtagcagcaaaactgcacatttTACTGGCTACAATTGCAAAGAAACACCTTGCCAACATAGCCAGCCATGGCAGCATAAGGgcagaaatgggaaaataaaagctagCTGACATTcaaacaaacatatttaaatcttttcaggaaaagaaagcaattttggTAACTATTGACATTTCAGTTGCACAGGAATACCTTAACCTGGGCTGCAAACAGCATCTTTTCTGTGCAAATATTTAGTCTTACTGTCTTCAactcttctgctctgctctcctatTGCAAAACCCATCCCTGCAGCCTTTCCATCCCTCTCATCCTTTGTCATCTCCACAGCATCATGGAGCATCTCTAGCACTAATCATACAACCATTACTTACTCTGCTAAATACTTGTTCTTAATGgattgtaagaaaaaaaagaacaagttcTAAGAATTCAACTCATGGTTCTGCTCTGCCAagcttaagaaaagaaaaaaaaaaaacaaacgagCCAAACCCCACATTTTAAGCTACTACCAGAATAGGTTAGTtccaataagaaaaaaatctcaagccCAGTTTTGCAACTAATACTCATGTGAGTAATTATGGTAATCTGTTAAAATCTGAAAAGCTACTTCTTGAATGAACAAGGAGTTAACCTGCCAAGAATCATCTGAACGGTTCAAGTATTTTACTCGAGCACTCAAAATGACACCGAGCACTCAAAATGACACCGTAACTAAAATGGCCAAACTACCatttaaaaggcaaacaaaCCCCATACTTTCAAACCGTGCAATATACTTCGATGTTGTCCCATCTTCAAAGCCAATAAGCAAGGTTCCCTCTCCAGCCAGACTATACTTTAGTGCACACAAATACTGATAGCTTTTGCTAGCACTACAGGCATCAGCAAAGCTCCCCAGAGGGAGGCATTTTAGAACAAATTGGCATACCTGAGAGAACGGAGATTTGAGGTGTCGGAGCTAGGCAGCTAATCCTCGCCGAGGGATTTGAAGAATACGCTGACTCATTGAAAGCCACCTTTAGGCTTTCGTGGTTTAGCTAGAACAAGAACACACAGGCAGACAATTTGGTTATAAGACAACAGTACTCTGGTAATGATACCTCCAGTCTCACAGACATCCCAGGAGGAAGAACACCGTGCTAAGGCCTGCCGACAGTCACCTAACCACTGCCTGTATTTCTGGTTGTCTGAAAATCGCCCCAGAAGCACGCACCACCTGAAGAGCACTGGCATCTCAACTCTGCATCTCGCATTTCACTCCAGAAGGCACGTGACCAAAAGAAACTCTCCACGGTAGGAGGTAGGAATATTAAATGTGTATGAGGCATATGCGAGATAAAATGCTGAATCAGATGTCTATGTATCTGTCAAAACAACAGcaatgaagtggaaaagaaCTCAAGGAACCACCAATCTGTAGCTGGAAGCACAGGCCTGTTTAGATGCATACAAGCTACAAGGTAAAGCTACGGGGCTCCGACTCCACAAGCACCTGATGCATGTGCTGCTTGATCTTCCAGCTGTATCGACTGGGAGCAAGCGTGGTCACATAATCACGTCTGCCTAATTTGATAGAACATAGTACCTGTGGTTCAACGTCAGTGATCTGGCTGACCCAGCATAAAGTGAGAAGTGACACAAATAGATAATACTTGACCTGGCATACAGCCTGCCAGTATAAGCTGACAAGAATTTTGAATGCATTTCAACTGACTAGGCAGGCTTATACCAGATCAGCGTTTCGCTTTGTGTGGTCATGACGCTTCCGATTCGATATTTCTAAACCCAAAGCCGGATTTACCATATTGTCAAACCAGCATAAGCTCAGCCAGGGCAAGCAGTTTAGCGCAGACACCCAGGGGCTAATTCCAACGAGGGAGTAAGATACACCCAGGACAGCAAAGCAACAGGTCTCCTCCCCAAGCTCACAAATTCCTTGCAAGGGTCATACATTTGTCTCCCACTCTCTCTCCAGTGCCCCAAGTTTGTCATGGACCTGCAGAGCACATCACAGAAACCAGGGAAATCAAAGGGGTGCCATGCTCCGATGGGCACATCATTAAAAGGCACTTAACCAAGGCGTACCTCGTGCCTTCTCCCCACTCACAGACATCGGTGAGATGTCTCCACACAGAAGCATCCCCAGGATGCCTCTGGCCCTCTCCTGCACCCTGTGATCCCATACAAAGAGAAGGGAGTTAAAAGGTGTGCTGTCCTCTGCCACCCTGTGTGGACCTCTACATTCCCCATGTGGTCCGGTCGGAGAGCGAGATGACTCAGAGCAGATCTAGTCCAGATACCCTTCAGGCTGAcggaaagcagaagaaattaaaacccACAAAGAATTTCCCTTTTAACTGAAGAATAACATTTCAGGCCAAAAATAGTATGctgaatttcaaatatttagtGTTTGATTATGCCAGTGCTTAGAAAAACACTCCTTACAGTGTCTGTGatagtgctttcttttttttcccctctgcactAATTTAGAGAACCCGTCATGTAGGCAGGCTTTGTACATATAAATATCATATTGTCAATGTGACTGGATAAAGTAGTTCTTACAGGAactcattttttattacttacttttattttctaaaaaattgtttttaatatcaGCAGTTAAGAGATTCTATCTGTTAGGATGCAAGCATCACAACTGCCTGACACCAGGGTGAATGCAAGTACTTTATCTGTAAGCGTTAATACGAAGCGTGCTAAGTTTTaagattttggcttttttaagcAACCCTCCCATCTCTTAGATCTTATCAGAAGCAACCCACGTTCTGAGaattcagataaaatatttccatttactttCAAGATGTTATGATTTCAACTGTATCGGATTGAGAAAGAGCTCCTTTAGTATTTAACTATTAAACTACAAAAACCAAAACGAACCCAAAAAGCAATTAAAGAGCACTTACAAGGAAATATGACAAGAGGTGCATGAAAAGTACCACAACACTCTGCCATAACCAGTAAAAACCATTGACAATTTGACATCTTTTATAGGATGAGACAGCTTTTCCCTGCTCGGTATTGGGACTATATTTCCAAAAATAACTCTGTAACGAAACCgccagcatttaaaaatatttaccacAACCACGGACAactaaaagctattttttttggaaaaaaagtgcCCCCAGCTAAGGAAACCCCTGACCCAAGGTCGAGATGCCTTCCTCGCCTCACCTTTTTGGAGCAGGGCTGCTTGAAGACTTCTGTCCTGCTGTAGCTGGCGAGAGCTACTGCACGGAGAGACATGATgggaaaacatgcatttttttgttgttgttaagtaCCTGGAAGCAACAGAGAAAGGATTACAGTCGCGACCACGTTAACCGCGATTCTCCATGTGTTTCACAGACCCTACATTTAATTTTCCGAGCTGTTTCCCGTCTTGACTTTGCGTGCTTACCGAGAAGCAGAGCGCGGCAACACTGGAAACCTGTTAGAAACAGCCTAATTtaggattatttaaaaaaaaaccacaacggGAATGCCTACCACAGCCATAAGAGGATCGCACCGGTCCGGCGTGCCCCGCCGTTTGCtgtgagaggaggaagagacGAAGCCCCGGTGCTCCGGCCCCGGGAAAGGCACCGGCCACGAATAAAACCCGGCACGGCGCTGGAAAGCCGCGTAGCCCTTCACACGCAAGCGTTTAAtacggaggggaaaaaaaaaaaacaaaacaaaaaaaaagggaaaaaaaaaaagggaaaaaaaaaaaagggaaaaaaaaaaagggaaaaaaaaaaagggaaaaaaaaaaagggaaaaaaaaaaagggaaaaaaaaaaaagggaaaaaaaaaaaagggaaaaaaaaaaaagggaaaaaaaaaaaagggaaaaaaaaaaagggaaaaaaaaagggaaaaaaaaaagggaaaaaaaaagggaaaaaaaaaagggaaaaaaaagggaaaaaaaaaagggaaaaaaaaaagggaaaaaaaaagggaaaaaaaaaagggaaaaaaaaaaagggaaaaaaaaaaggggaaaaaaaaaaggggaaaaaaaaaagggaaaaaaaagggaaaaaaaaagggaaaaaaaagggaaaaaaaaaagggaaaaaaaaagggaaaaaaaaagggaaaaaaaagggaaaaaaaaaagggaaaaaaaaagggaaaaaaaaaaagggaaaaaaaaagggaaaaaaaaaaaagggaaaaaaaaaaaaaggcagcgcCTTGCGAGACACCGGCCTCCCCCGCAGCCCCACCTGTCAACCGCGGCTCCTGGCTCCTCCGGTTCGGCGAACAACGCTCGATGCCGCCCGCCGGGACGCAGCGGACGGTCCCGCCGCCTCACCGCGATCCTccaccggcggcggcggcggcggcgggcgcccgCCTTCCCGCTGTGAGGGAACGAAGCGCCGCCCCTGGGCGGGGCCTCGGCCGCCGtgaggggaggggcggggcgcgggTCCCTGAGGCGGCTGAGGTGGGCGAAGGGGGGGGAAGTCCTGGCTGCCGCCGCGGCGCttggggaaaaggaaagccGACGAAATAAAACAGAACCGAcgcaaacaaatgcaaaaatcacCAGAAAACACCTCCGGGGAGCGGCTAAGGGCTTCGGGCTTGTGTAGTTtggggaaaaggaggctgaggggcgacctccTTGCTCTCCACAGCTTCCTGAGGGGGGGAAGCGGGGAGGGAGGcgctgagctcttctccctgggatccacTGACAGGACGTGTGGAAATAGCTCagagctgcaccaggggaggtaCAGAGTGggcattag
The DNA window shown above is from Haliaeetus albicilla chromosome 15, bHalAlb1.1, whole genome shotgun sequence and carries:
- the LOC138689077 gene encoding transcription initiation factor TFIID subunit 3-like, which translates into the protein KKGKKKKGKKKREKKKEKKKGKKKREKKGKKKGKKKGK